The window TATAATCAGAAAAGCTGCAAAGTAATAGgatgacgtttcgaccctaaagcagagtctttcttgaaagaCAAAACCAAAATCTGAAATGTGAATTGGGTTTTCACGGGACCTGCTTTAGATATTATTAGAGTTTTTCCAAGACACCAATGGACATTTCCAAACTTCGCcgtgtgattttgtttatgttgcATACACAGGTAATATTTGTCCAGAGGACAGTATAGTCTGCAAACATGACCGATTCTGCACTTTATTCTTAAAACCCTATAGACACATGAGTCCCGGAAATACGACTGTCACGACATTTCATCTCATACATTcttgacaaacaaaacaacagacaAACAGAGAGAGAAGTGGATTGCCCTAGTCCCTCAAACTATGAATATCCTTTACCCAAGTGCACACCACAATCTGGGCGGACGGGACTCAATTACGCTTTACAGAAAGCTTCAGGCTCTCAGAAAATCTCATTTTTATCTATTCAGGGTGACTAATTCACCCTCTGGCAAAGTAAAAGCCATTggttaataataaattaaaccaTGCCTGGCTTTGGACGGAAATAATTTAGATTGGCTACAATAAACCCAGGGGGTAGGAATTGATAGAAGAGCTTCTCTATCTATTGGGAAAAAAGGAAACCAACTCGAGTTTCCCCTTTCGTTTTATTAACTCTGTACTCATCAaaatgtggcacaactgtcttcATAGATAAACAGAGAACTCAGACCTTAGCAATGGGAACAATTTTAAGAAACTTGACTCCAGGCAGGACTTGTGCCAATTGATTTGTGATAATGCAAATGTCAACAAGTTATTGGTAAACAATTTTCTTATCAGCAAAAAAGTGATATATAGGTTTTAATAGTCATGTCTAGAAATAAATCTGAAGGAAAACATTTGCTGAGGAATGAAAGGAAgcttcagattttttttattcaaaaaagaaacaaactaaaACTCTGATGTGGATATTGATTTTAGATTGAAATTTTTAACCACAAACAAAGCTTCAAAATTACATGGCCATATAAGatgcacacaaaaaaagacACATTTTGTACTAACCCTGGACCCCTGAACCTAATTTTCAATTAGCATGGCCCATCTCAGCTGATGAAGCAGCGGATGAAACGAACGTCTCTCCCAGACAAAAAGCCTCATTCCCGATTCGCATTTCGGTTAATCATGGCCCCCTAGACATAATTTGCAATTAGCGTTGCCCATCTCAACTAGTGAGAGTGATGAAAAAGAAGCTGTCTCCTTGGGAGATATGGGGACAGATGCAGTTGATTGAGTTAAGAAACAGTCCGTTAAATGTCACATGATGAAGACTAATCAGTCACATTTTAACCAAGATCTAATCTGATGGCTAGAGAGTGGCAACTGAGAGAACTTCTGAATGAAAGGACTGGTTTGTGTCTAAAACAGTCTACATGTACTTATTATAacacaaacccccccccccccaaaaaaaaaaacccacaaaaaaacaagaggctaacaaaaataacataaaactCATTTGAAGTATCGTCATCGGTATGTGCGTAACTCAATAATAGACCCACTTGCTTCTGTATCTCTCCTGCGAGGAATGTCTTTCAGACATGGCACACTTTTTTAATTGGCTACTAATATAAAAAGGAGGCTTTATTTGAATACTGAAATTATGTCAAATTTACGGCATTACAATGAAACAGAAGTAGGTGTGGCATAAAAAAGCAAAACTGAAATACACGCTTAAGCtaaaaaacacaacaagaaAGAACTTTTGATAAATAATGATTACCTGAAGAAACCCGAAGAATAAGCCCACCCCTCCTGTAAATTGAACAGCATGCTGCAATCGCTGGTCTAGTGTCAACATGCAAAAATCACACACAGAGCAGTCGTGGTCCTTAGAACAACAGGGGAGCTGAAAAGTAAAATAGAATATTCACATAACAAGAAAGTTAAGACACGACTGTACATGTCTCCCTATTGTCGAAAAAAGGGAACAGCTTGAAAGAAGACTATATTATTATAGtatttttaatgaaatcaaAAGTGCGCTTTTCAAACTCACAAAGTTCTTGGGGAAAGAAATACCCAATGTACTAAATTGTTcaaatacaatgttttttttacatgataACAATAGTTTgctaaaattaatattgaagCCAATTAATTTAAACTTGGAATGAGTATGCCTATTCAATACAATGAAACCTCATGGCCAATCATGGCTATATTTGTGCGATCATTACATAGGTTTAATAATATAAACAGATGTCAAGTCTTACTCTATAGGGTTttttgatttgttaaatttattttactgtAATGGCAATATTTTCTTTACCCAGCAATACGAACGTATTGTCATACTACTTAAACTATCAGTACTTGAAGACACAGAATATGGTACACGTTTCAATAATGGTAGGGACCAACTTGgtataatattatttcaaatttacgtgagacttgcacagttaCGATCTCATATAAAACAGTAAATAGCATTGTGGATGGCGAGAAGAAATGCAGAATACTTAAAGATCTCAAAGGTCATACACTAAACAGTCGTGGATCATAGTAAAAGAGCTGAGGATAAACAACAGTAGGTTGGGCCACCCAGAAACAAGCAAAATGCCCcattaataaatcaataatattaAACTCAAAGATCTGCAGAAATGGGCagtgtgaataattaattaaagatCATTAGCATTGAATGAGCAAAGACGTCGACAGGGCTAGCACGATGAACAGCTGCTGCCGAACATAATAAGGCAGGGCTTGAAATTTGGGGGAAATCCACAAAATCACAAAGCTTGTCGCTccaaatgtttactggaccagaatttttatttaaaaaacaaacagattcaaaataagaaaacatttcCTGACCCAGTTTAACGTGCATGGTTACTATTCTTGAACAAGCGCAACGATGTTTGATCTCAATTGTCTTTATGGATATGTACACAGTTCAATATGTCATTACTCGGTAGAATtgaaatatattatttcatCAGATGTAAGCCAACATTTGAAGATATTATTTTTCGTTCAAGATGTTACACAGTGAGGCAATATTCTTTATAATACCAAattaaccctctagtcactgcaccgcccgagtttctgaaaaccaatttttcaagattcttgcagtaaacaactggaatcgtagttcaatttttaacagatagcttaatatttatgcacaattttttaccctttcggtaatgtttgtataaaagtacaagctcccattgggaacaataatcggctctctaatatttttttgtaaggataaaatggacacaatagcttttcaaggcttttatctgactctaTATAACAATTATTAGAGAGTCAGATAAaggccttgaaaagctattgtgtccattttatccttacaaaaaaatattagagagccgattattgttcccaatgggagcttgtacttttatacaaacattaccgaaagggtaaaaaattgtgcataaatattaagcaatctgttaaaaattgaactacgattccagttgtttactgcaagaatcttgaaaaattgtttttcagaaactcgggtggtgcagcgACTAGAGGGTTAAGACTCACAAGACGGCCGGTACAACACCATTGGTGCAGTGTAAAATTcgagccctgggcccaatttcatgaagctgaaaaggcagaaaaagtagcttggcacaaacaaaattatactgaccaaaataaggttaccagggTGAGCCGAAATATATTATGTCATAAGTTCAATTTGTGACCGGTGTCCTGCCAAGCAGAAAATGTTCAAGtaatatttgcttaagcagctctatgaaattgagccctgtataaggaaatttcaaaataatgtcCGGAGGTAGTTTATCAACtactgttttgtttaatttagttCACACATTCTGATGTTTTTAATAAAGAACCAGGCATATATCACAACCTGTAAGACTCGTTGTTGTACTAGATTTGTCATACTTGGTTGCATATGGCAGTTCTGCCGTTAGCACCCACACCTTTTTagtcttgtggacaagtcgttaaatgtctgtcgcggtctGTCGCTATTGTGTGATCAGTAGTCTCGCGCAGACCATCAGTCTCTTGAGATATTTGCGATACCACCCTGACAGACATTTAACAACTTGTCCACACGTCTAACACCTTATttggccgagtaaaaaaagaaacatgttcagcgtccccgcccgcttccttttcagaggctgcatttttttttcttcttttaaacgatctcagctaaaacaatctgaatgtcttgtctgaatgtcttgaccaaagtatttcatttatgtattgtgtgtttgagctGTAGAAAAAACGATgtatatttgacattttaaaaagaatggcggccatcttgaaaccaaaaattaaaaataaaaggccCCTCCTTATACTCGGCCTTATCTCACCTGTTGTTCCTTACAACTGCTGTAATTCACATGAAGATGATCCAACCCACAGCACAGGAAGCTGCTCTGAAGTTGCTGTCTCGTTACATTGCTAGCCTCTTCCCAGCCGTTTAATAGCACGTCAGTTCTGTGTGCTTTGCCAAATGCTCCTAGACAGGCTATGGCCATGCAGGACTGCATGAAACACGTAATGCACATGAAGACGAGGTACTGGAGAAAAGGCTAAGGAACATATCtgtatttttaacaaataaatcaacTCTACGGTAACTATAGACTTTGaagttaataatattttaaagatgAGAGTGATTGAAGACACGGTAAACAcgccagtattttcacttggtgtatcccaacataagcatgatAACCAACCAAGTATTTTGAGttatattaccaatagtgaccagtgcctttaaatagtcCTCAAATTATgcttttgcccccccccccccccccccctcgtgaAAATGTCTGGTTTACGCCActgcaaaaaacaaatcaaaagatGCAACAAATTAATGCCAAATATAACCACGGTTCTTGATTGagtgattgcgtgggttttcacCATTGAGATTGTCCTCCCacgttgcaaacaacttaccaaccaaaaggaccgatggtataaatgcaacagTCAGTTTATgccctgacgttttgaccctagcagagtctgcTATAGTCAAAACGTCtagccattaactatttttgtgatAGTTATTAATAGTAAAACTTCTTGATGATCAATAAATAACTCGAGGCTTCGTAAAGTACATTCTGAACAGGATCCAGGGAGAGATTTTTAATTTAGTAGTTTATGCTGGTAATATAATTTCAGATGATTATTTTATGAGGAGGGCATGAAGATGATAGTACAGCCACTCTGTGATTTATTGAACATCTTGGTGGAAAATGATAATTAGAGAGGCAGGGACAGTGTTGCTAATTCAACCACGGTGAACGATAGAGTGCAACGTtctatttttagttttgtgcttatgaatttcaaaatttcaaaatgtttattataaACTTTGTAATAACAAGTTTTTTATGCCACTTCTATGGCTGCTAACCGTGTGTTTGCTTCCATAAAccataataaaaatttaaaataacatgaatatctttttatttgttatttttttttcatgggagGTCGGGTCCAGAGTGTAACTTATGTttatctatttttgttttgtctgttgacattttttttattgcgcTATTTTATGTAATTTAATGTTTGTATCCATCCTGTCATTGAcgcttgcgctgttggatgttgctgggaaaaaaaatgaaaaaatgaaaactaaATTGTGAAATAACGGAGacacattattttgatttcatCTTAATTTTACTTGCAAATGTTAACCTGAAAAACActtcaaacaaatcaaatttgtttgaaaattaaacaaaaaacacgacACATTCTCTTCGGGAGATCCTCTGAATattaatttgaatgtttttaactttcaaataaagaaggaaacaaatttAATAGATTTAAAGGATACAAAAAATATGAGAGCTTGGTTGCCCATGACAACCCCGAGTATACCAAGAATGGCCAGAAGTAAGAGGAAAGTTCCT of the Asterias rubens chromosome 3, eAstRub1.3, whole genome shotgun sequence genome contains:
- the LOC117287744 gene encoding tetraspanin-31-like, with amino-acid sequence MAEQSDRIHKALIAVNCLYVILGIILISMSAIAMQATLLLTTPVVGGLAATGTFLLLLAILGILGVVMGNQALIFFYLVFMCITCFMQSCMAIACLGAFGKAHRTDVLLNGWEEASNVTRQQLQSSFLCCGLDHLHVNYSSCKEQQLPCCSKDHDCSVCDFCMLTLDQRLQHAVQFTGGVGLFFGFLQLAGIMLAWWYRKQPTLGFGHDILN